Proteins from a genomic interval of Dunckerocampus dactyliophorus isolate RoL2022-P2 chromosome 5, RoL_Ddac_1.1, whole genome shotgun sequence:
- the LOC129181832 gene encoding overexpressed in colon carcinoma 1 protein isoform X3, which produces MGCGNSSAASTSGGGPAEASKDVTEDPLADDEKRRNYGGVYVGLPADLTTVAASQSKPTRKD; this is translated from the exons ATGGGTTGTGGGAATTCGTCAGCCGCCAGCACCTCAGGAGGGG GGCCAGCCGAAGCCTCCAAAGATGT GACAGAAGATCCCTTGGCAGACGATGAGAAAAGAAG GAACTATGGCGGCGTGTACGTGGGTCTCCCTGCAGACCTGACCACGGTGGCTGCCAGTCAATCCAAGCCCACCAGAAAAG ACTAG
- the LOC129181832 gene encoding overexpressed in colon carcinoma 1 protein isoform X2, with protein sequence MVSFSSTSSSSTLSGPAEASKDVTEDPLADDEKRRNYGGVYVGLPADLTTVAASQSKPTRKGVARIHLEDAPYGLHLGCTLTQVVSEDS encoded by the exons ATGGTCTCTTTTtcttctacttcttcttcttctacactTTCAGGGCCAGCCGAAGCCTCCAAAGATGT GACAGAAGATCCCTTGGCAGACGATGAGAAAAGAAG GAACTATGGCGGCGTGTACGTGGGTCTCCCTGCAGACCTGACCACGGTGGCTGCCAGTCAATCCAAGCCCACCAGAAAAG GCGTCGCGCGTATTCACCTTGAGGACGCCCCCTATGGACTCCACCTGGGATGCACGCTGACTCAAGTGGTCTCTGAAGACTCCTGA
- the LOC129181832 gene encoding overexpressed in colon carcinoma 1 protein isoform X1, with protein sequence MGCGNSSAASTSGGGPAEASKDVTEDPLADDEKRRNYGGVYVGLPADLTTVAASQSKPTRKGVARIHLEDAPYGLHLGCTLTQVVSEDS encoded by the exons ATGGGTTGTGGGAATTCGTCAGCCGCCAGCACCTCAGGAGGGG GGCCAGCCGAAGCCTCCAAAGATGT GACAGAAGATCCCTTGGCAGACGATGAGAAAAGAAG GAACTATGGCGGCGTGTACGTGGGTCTCCCTGCAGACCTGACCACGGTGGCTGCCAGTCAATCCAAGCCCACCAGAAAAG GCGTCGCGCGTATTCACCTTGAGGACGCCCCCTATGGACTCCACCTGGGATGCACGCTGACTCAAGTGGTCTCTGAAGACTCCTGA